The window AGACACCATTAGAATATGCTAGAGGATCGCGTCAACACCATGCCCCTTCCTCTGCTGATGTGATTGATGAAATCTCCCAAGCTTATGTGAGCTGGCGTTATGGCAACCAAACACCAAATCTTAAACACCTGCGACAGCGATTGCGTGATTTAATCAAGAGTACTCAGCAACTGAAGATTACTAATAGGGGGAAATAAACCCAAGTCAATGGGGGATGGGTGATGCAACAGCCGTAAGAACCATTATTTTTTGACCAAGATGTATTGAATAGGGAGTGGATTGCAGTATTCAATCCAGTTGAGTTTATGACTTAATGAGCTGATTTAATGTTACCGTTTCAGTCACACTCAACTGAAGGCAAGGAACAACAACGCTTAGGGTCTGATTGGACTGAATTTCTAGTTGAGCTTCTGGCACGGCTTCAAACATCAGACGCTCACCCGGAAAAATGACTCGCTCCAAATGCAAACCAGGAATATTTTTAAGCCGAATAATCTCAATGTGACGGGTGATATTGGTATAAGAGCAGAGAAAGCGAGCGGAAGAATTAATATTGATAGATTTTCCTGAGGAAGTAATTGTTTGCATCAGTATTATCAATGGGAGTGAAGAAAAGCCTGAGAGCC of the Allocoleopsis franciscana PCC 7113 genome contains:
- a CDS encoding DUF1830 domain-containing protein — encoded protein: MQTITSSGKSININSSARFLCSYTNITRHIEIIRLKNIPGLHLERVIFPGERLMFEAVPEAQLEIQSNQTLSVVVPCLQLSVTETVTLNQLIKS